A stretch of Camelina sativa cultivar DH55 chromosome 18, Cs, whole genome shotgun sequence DNA encodes these proteins:
- the LOC104760457 gene encoding cannabidiolic acid synthase-like 1, with amino-acid sequence MDLSSFLLSLLLFLVYLSPPPPLVSAHTTNHEDFLRCLSHRMNDNTVGSKVIHTYKDSSFFSILDSSIQNPRFSIAETPKPVSIITPVKASDVQAVIRCARLHGIHVRIRSAGHHFEGLSYIAYDKPFVVIDLRKLRSISLDVHDRTGWVQTGATTGELYFEIGKTSKSLAFPASIHPTVGVGGQFSGGGYGTLLRKYGLAADNIIDALVVDASGRILDRQAMGEDYFWAIRGGGGSSFGVVLSWKIQLVDVPSTVTVFKVKKTSKKEAVKVINKWQYVADKVTDDLFISVTMERSNENMVHALFTGLYLGPVNDLVALMEEKFPELKLVIEDCKEMSWIESVLWFADFAEAESLGVLANRKRTSLSFKGKDDFVQEPIPEAAVHELWKQLEVPEARLAKLILTPFGGRMSEIAEHETPFPHREGNLYEIQYLAYWREEEDKNKADTKKYLQWVEGVYDLMTPYVSKSPRGAYVNFLDMDLGMYLGKDKTKYDEGKSWGVKYFKNNFERLVKVKTSVDPTDFFCNEQSIPLLKSVDDI; translated from the coding sequence ATGGACTTGTCAAgctttttgctctctctcttactctttCTAGTGTATCTTTCTCCTCCGCCTCCTCTTGTTTCAGCTCATACCACTAACCACGAAGACTTTCTCAGGTGTCTTTCTCACCGGATGAACGACAACACCGTCGGATCCAAAGTCATACACACCTATAAAGactcttcctttttctccatCTTAGATTCTTCCATACAAAACCCCAGATTCTCGATTGCCGAAACACCTAAACCGGTTTCAATCATAACTCCGGTTAAAGCAAGTGACGTTCAAGCCGTGATCAGATGCGCGCGGCTGCACGGTATCCATGTAAGGATCCGCAGCGCCGGTCACCACTTTGAAGGTCTATCTTACATCGCGTACGACAAACCATTTGTTGTCATCGATTTGAGAAAACTTCGGTCAATATCACTAGACGTCCATGACCGGACTGGTTGGGTCCAAACCGGAGCAACCACCGGCGAGTTGTACTTTGAGATTGGGAAAACCTCCAAATCTCTTGCTTTCCCAGCCAGTATTCACCCAACCGTTGGCGTCGGAGGACAGTTTAGCGGCGGAGGTTACGGTACGTTGCTTAGAAAATACGGTTTAGCAGCTGATAACATAATCGATGCACTTGTTGTTGACGCGAGTGGGAGGATTCTTGACCGCCAAGCAATGGGAGAAGACTACTTCTGGGCGATTCGTGGAGGCGGGGGATCAAGCTTTGGCGTTGTACTGTCATGGAAGATTCAGTTAGTCGATGTTCCTTCAACCGTAACCGTGTTTAAAGTCAAGAAAACATCGAAGAAAGAAGCTGTTAAGGTCATCAACAAGTGGCAGTACGTTGCGGATAAGGTTACTGATGATCTTTTTATCAGCGTAACGATGGAGAGATCGAATGAAAACATGGTCCATGCTTTGTTCACTGGACTTTATCTTGGTCCCGTGAACGATCTTGTGGCTTTGATGGAAGAGAAGTTTCCGGAGTTAAAGCTTGTGATCGAAGATTGCAAAGAGATGAGTTGGATTGAGTCTGTACTCTGGTTTGCTGATTTCGCTGAAGCAGAATCACTTGGTGTTCTTGCGAATAGGAAGCGTACATCTCTATCTTTCAAAGGAAAAGACGATTTCGTTCAAGAACCAATACCCGAGGCGGCTGTTCATGAGCTATGGAAACAATTAGAGGTGCCTGAGGCTCGACTTGCAAAGCTCATACTAACTCCATTTGGTGGGAGAATGAGTGAGATCGCAGAGCACGAAACGCCATTCCCACATCGAGAAGGAAATCTCTATGAGATTCAGTATTTGGCTTACtggagagaagaggaagacaagAACAAGGCTGATACAAAGAAGTATCTCCAATGGGTTGAGGGTGTTTACGATCTTATGACACCTTATGTTTCGAAATCTCCAAGAGGAGCTTATGTCAATTTCTTGGATATGGATTTGGGGATGTATCTTGGAAAAGATAAGACAAAGTACGATGAAGGAAAGAGTTGGGGAGTGAAGTACTTCAAGAACAATTTCGAGAGGTTGGTGAAGGTGAAAACTAGTGTTGATCCAACAGATTTCTTCTGCAATGAACAGAGCATTCCTCTGCTCAAGTCCGTTGACGACATCTAA